tcttgatgacttttattttgaagatctgtataaatctgtgaagtCAGCACTtggtggcttttattttgaagatctgtataaacaTGTAAAATCCACtctgatgacttttattttgaagatctgtataaatctgtgaagtctgctcttggtgacttttattttgaagatctgtataaatctgtatagtccactcttgatgacttttattttgaagatctgtataaatctgtgaagtccgttcttgatgacttttattttgaagatctgtataaatctgtgaagtCAGCACTtggtggcttttattttgaagatctgtaaaAACATGTTAAGTCCGttcttgatgacttttattttgaagatctgtataaatctgtgaagtCAGCACTtggtggcttttattttgaagatctgtataaatctgtgacGTCAGctcttgatgacttttattttgaagatctgtataaacaTGTTAAGTCTGTTcttggtgacttttattttgaagatctgtataaatctgtgaagtcagctcttggtgacttttattttgaagatctgtataaatctgtgaagtcagctcttgatgacttttattttgaagatctgtataaacaTGTTAAGTCTGTTcttggtgacttttattttgaagatctgtataaatctgtgaagtcagctcttggtgacttttattttgaagatctgtataaatctgtgaagtccactcttgatgacttttattttgaagatctgtataaatctgtatagtccactcttggtgacttttatttttaagatctgtataaatctgtgaagtccgttcttgatgacttttatttttaaaatctgtataaatctgtgaagtctgctcttggtgacttttattttgaagatctgtataaatctgtgaagtccgttcttgatgacttttatttttaaaatctgtataaatctgtgaagtctgctcttggtgacttttattttgaagatctgtataaacaTGTTAAGTCCGTTcttgattacttttattttgaagatctgtataaacaTGTTAAGTCCGttcttgatgacttttattttgaagatctgtataaatctgtatagtccactcttgatgacttttattttgaagatctgtataaatctgtatagtccactcttgatgacttttattttgaagatctgtataaatctgtgaagtCCGTTCTTGATGACTTTTACTTTGAAGATCTGTAAAAACATGTTAAGTCCGTTCttgttgacttttattttgaagatctgtataaatctgtgaagtcagctcttggtgacttttattttgaagatctgtataaatctgtatagtccactcatgatgacttttattttgaagatctgtataaatctgtatagtccactcttgatgacttttattttgaagatatgTATAAATCTGTATAGTCCACTCttggtgatttttatttttaagatctgtataaatctgtgaagtccgttcttgatgacttttatttttaaaatctgtataaatctgtgaagtctgctcttggtgacttttattttgaagatctgtataaacaTGTTAAGTCCGttcttgatgacttttattttgaagatctgtataaatctgtgaagtcagctcttggtgacttttatttagaagatctgtataaatctgtgaagtccactcttgatgacttttattttgaagatctgtataaatctgtatagtccactcttggtgacttttatttttaagatctgtataaatctgtgaagtccgttcttgatgacttttatttttaaaatctgtataaatctgtgaagtctgctcttggtgacttttattttgaagatctgtataaatctgtgaagtctgctcttggtgacttttattttgaagatctgtataaatctgtatagtccactcttgatgacttttattttgaagatctgtaaaAACACGTTAAGTCCGttcttgatgacttttattttgaagatctgtataaatctgtgaagtCAGCTCTTGGTGACTTTTgttttgaagatctgtataaatctgtatagtccactcttgatgacttttattttgaagatttgtataaatctgtatagtccactcttgatgacttttattttgaagatctgtaaaAACATGTTAAGTCCGttcttgatgacttttatttttaaaatctgtataaatctgtgaagtctgctcttggtgacttttattttgaagatctgtataaatctgtgaagtctgctcttggtgacttttattttgaagatctgtataaatctgtatagtccactcttgatgacttttattttgaagatctgtaaaAACATGTTAAGTCCGttcttgatgacttttattttgaagatctgtataaatctgtgaagtcagctcttggtgacttttattttgaagatctgtataaatctgtatagtccactcttgatgacttttattttgaagatctgtataaatctgtatagtccactcttgatgacttttattttgaagatctgtaaaAACATGTTAAGTCCGttcttgatgacttttattttgaagatctgtataaatctgtgaagtcagctcttggtgacttttattttgaagatctgtataaatctgtatagtccactcttgatgacttttattttgaagatctgtataaatctgtatagtccactcttgatgacttttattttgaagatctgtataaatctgtgaagtccgttcttgatgacttttattttgaagatctgtaaaAACATGTTAAGTCCGTTCttgttgacttttattttgaagatctgtataaatctgtgaagtcagctcttggtgacttttattttgaagatctgtataaatctgtatagtccactcatgatgacttttattttgaagatctgtataaatctgtatagtccactcttgatgacttttattttgaagatctgtataaatctgtatagtccactcttggtgacttttatttttaagatctgtataaatctgtgaagtccgttcttgatgacttttatttttaaaatctgtataaatctgtgaagtCTGCTCttggtgtcttttattttgaagatctgtataaacaTGTTAAGTCCGttcttgatgacttttattttgaagatctgtataaatctgtgaagtCAGCACTtggtggcttttattttgaagatctgtaaaAACATGTTAAGTCCGttcttgatgacttttattttgaagatctgtataaatctgtgaagtCAGCACTtggtggcttttattttgaagatctgtataaacatgtaaaatccactcttgatgacttttattttgaagatctgtataaatctgtgaagtcagctcttgatgacttttattttgaagatctgtataaacaTGTTAAGTCTGTTcttggtgacttttattttgaagatctgtataaatctgtgaagtcagctcttggtgacttttattttgaagatctgtataaatctgtgaagtccactcttgatgacttttattttgaagatctgtataaatctgtatagtccactcttggtgacttttatttttaagatctgtataaatctgtgaagtccgttcttgatgacttttatttttcaaatctgtataaatctgtgaagtctgctcttggtgacttttattttgaagatctgtataaatctgtgaagtccgttcttgatgacttttattttgaagatctgtataaatctgtgaagtCAGCACTtggtggcttttattttgaagatctgtataaacaTGTAAAATCCACtctgatgacttttattttgaagatctgtataaatctgtgaagtCTGCTCttgttgacttttattttgaagatctgtataaatctgtatagtccactcttgatgacttttattttgaagatctgtataaatctgtgaagtccgttcttgatgacttttattttgaagatctgtataaatctgtgaagtCAGCACTtggtggcttttattttgaagatctgtaaaAACATGTTAAGTCCGttcttgatgacttttattttgaagatctgtataaatctgtgaagtCAGCACTtggtggcttttattttgaagatctgtataaatctgtgacGTCAGctcttgatgacttttattttgaagatctgtataaacaTGTTAAGTCTGTTcttggtgacttttattttgaagatctgtataaatctgtgaagtcagctcttggtgacttttattttgaagatctgtataaatctgtgaagtccactcttgatgacttttattttgaagatctgtataaatctgtatagtccactcttggtgacttttatttttaagatctgtataaatctgtgaagtccgttcttgatgacttttatttttaaaatctgtataaatctgtgaagtctgctcttggtgacttttattttgaagatctgtataaatctgtgaagtccgttcttgatgacttttatttttaaaatctgtataaatctgtgaagtctgctcttggtgacttttattttgaagatctgtataaacaTGTTAAGTCCGttcttgatgacttttattttgaagatctgtataaatctgtgaagtCAGCACTtggtggcttttattttgaagatctgtataaacaTGTAAAATCCGctcttgatgacttttattttgaagatctgtataaacaTGTTAAGTCTGTTcttggtgacttttattttgaagatctgtataaatctgtatagtccactcttgatgatttttattttgaagatctgtataaatctgtgaagtccgttcttggtgacttttattttgaagatctgtataaatctgtgaagtCAGCACTtggtggcttttattttgaagatctgtataaacaTGTAAAATCCGctcttgatgacttttattttgaagatatgTATAAACATGTAAAATCCGctcttgatgacttttattttgaagatctgtataaacaTGTTAAGTCTGTTcttggtgacttttattttgaagatctgtataaatctgtataGTCCACTCTtggttacttttattttgaagatctgtataaacaTGTTAATTCCGTTcttggtgacttttattttgaagatctgtataaatccGTATAGTCCACTCttgatgatttttattttgaagatctgtataaatccGTATAGTCCActcttgatgacttttattttgaagatctgtataaatctgtatagtccacgcttggtgacttttattttgaagatctgtataaacaTGTTATGTCCGTTcttggtgacttttattttgaagatctgtataaatccGTATAGTCCACTCttgatgatttttattttgaagatctgtataaatccGTATAGTCCACTCttgatgatttttattttgaagatctgtataaatctgtatagtccacgcttggtgacttttattttgaagatctgtataaacaTGTTATGTCCGTTcttggtgacttttattttgaagatctgtataaacaTGTTAAGTCCGTTtttggtgacttttattttgaagatctgtataaatctgtgaagtccgcttttattttgaaaagccgCTGCGTCGTTGCGATGTTCTCACTGTAGCAGAAGTCACACTGATGGCACGCGCTCTTCCGGGAGTGTCAGCTTCTGGTTATTGATTATTTGAATATTATCAATAAATAGACGAGTTCAGCCGCAGCTGGACCTGACCATACTCGGTAAACATGATAAAAGCCATTCTCATTTTTAACAATCATGGAAAACCACGACTATCCAAATTCTACGAGCATTACGTAAGTAAACAATCTActcttaattattaataatagtattgttatattaaatattaatactgaTATAAAAAACGTTATTGTGCATTAATCATTGTAAGTTAGTGCGAAGAATTGATCTGTGAAGTATTTAACAgttcttttttaaatttattaagacattttaagagattttattagagatatacatttttatttgaatttaatatTCCTGGACACATATTTGAGTTGTCAAAGACCATATAATAACacaaaccgtgtgtgtgtgtgtgtgtgtgtgtgtgtgtgtgtgtgtgtgtgtgtgtgtgtgtgtgtgtgtgtgtgtgtgtgtgtgtgtgtgtgtgtgtgtgtgagagagagtgtgagagagagagagtgtgtgtgtgtgtgtgagagagagagagagagtgtgtgtgtgtgtgtgtgtgagagagagtgagagagagagtgtgtgtgtgagagagagagagagagagagagagagagagagagagttaaactGCCCCAAGGTTAAACTGCACCCCCTCCCCTCCACGTTTATATGGGGTAAAGACAGTCCTGCCCAGTATGAAGCCCAGCTCCACAGCACTCAGGTCCAGAACATGATAGATTCATTTCTGTCTACTTCATTTAGTGAAGAGAAGAAAACTATCAATTTAGCAACTCATCAATTAAACGAAATATTTTCTACAGTGGTCAGAAAAGCCCtgagaaaaagaacaaaattatAGATGTAAGAAAGAAATTGCTAAAGTTGGTTGGTTTGATAAAGAGTGccaaaaattaagaaaagaatTAAGATCATTATCAAATCTAAAACACAGAGACCCTGCAAACCAACAAACACGAGACAAATATCAGCAAACCCTCAAAACATACAAGTCACTTCTAATACAGAAAAAAGCTGATCACATGAAAGCAAAGCTTAATAAGATTGAGGAGGCAGTAGATCAGAATTCTTTTTGGGAATTATGGAGTAAATTAGATCAATCAAAAGAACCTAAACACATTCCCATCTATGACCCAAACATCTGGACCGAACATTTTGGAAAACTCTATTCACAAAACGAACTAACCCTCACCCAAAAACATCTGACCTCCCAACTATATACCCTGGAGCGCACTGtaaaagaccagctaaaccatctaGACCAGCCCATATTACTAAATGAACTGACAGACAAGATGAAATCCCTAAAAACTCAAAAATCCTGTAGCGTGGATTTAATAtcaaatgagatgctgaaacacagcagccCCAAACTGAAAGATGCAATTCTCAAATTATTCAATCTTTTATTAAAAGCAGGACACTTTCCTGAGATATGGAAAGAAAATTTGATTACACCAATCTTTAAACAGGGTGAGAAGTACGACCcaaataactataggggcatcacaGTGAGCAGCAACCTGGGCAAACTCTTCTGCTCCATCATCAATGACAGATCAGTTCAGTTCATTCAAGAACACAAGATCCTTAACAATTGTCAAATTGGATTTATGCCTAAACAGAGAacatcaaatcacatttacacactccacacactcatacaaaaacacgtccaacaaaacaaaacaagggaaaatatttggCTGCTTCATTGATTTTAAAAAGCCTTTGATTCGGTATGGCATAATGGACTTTTCCTAAAACTAATCCAAAGTGGAATAGGAGGAAGGACATATGACATCATAAAGGACATGTACAATGGGAACCAATGCGGggttaagattaatgacaaacgtACTGATTATTTCAGCCAAACTAAAGGAGTCCgtcaaggctgcagcctcagcccgactctatttaatatctatattaatgaaCTGGCATCAACACTGGAGAAGTCCTCTTGTCCCGGTCTGACCCTCGAGGACAGAGAGATCAGAAGCCTCCTGTACGCTGACGATCTTCTGATGCTGTCTCCTCATGAAGAGGGTCTGCACCACAGCCTCTCGCTTCTGGACCAGTACAGCAGCGACTGGGCCTTACCCATCAACATGGACAAGTCTAAAatcatgatctttcagaaaaaacCTCGCCGTACTgacaagaaatacaaatttacacttgggggaacaattcttaatcatgtcacctgttataattatttgggtctgaCAATCTCAGCTTCTGGAACATTTGACACtgcaataaaagatctgactgagtgtgtgtgagagagaatgtgtgtgagaaaGCTGGTGAAACTCGCATCAGATCTTGAACTTTCTCTCTTTACagcttttagaactgaataaagtTTTGTTCTTGTCACATTCTCTCTCAATCATAAACTTTCATGACGTGTAAAGTCTGTTATAAGCGCTCTTGTGTGTTTATAAGCGCTCATGATGTCGCATGAGATTTGCCAGCGTGGCATTAATGTTCCGAGTGAAACAGCGACATCTGCTGGTCAGATGGAGGAACTGTAGAATGGGTCACATGTATCCATTGACGTTCATTTCGATATTAATTcattataatgtgtttttttctctctccaacaGACTGAAGACACAGAACAGCAGATTATTAGAGAAACTTTTCATCTGGTGTCCAAAAGAGACGAGAACATTTGTAATTTCCTCGAGGGGGGAATGTAAGACACACATGAATgtttatgaaattatatttaataatgtcACACAGCTCATCGtgtctcatttgtgtcttttttgtgtgtttaggtTAATCGGCGGGTCAGACAATAAGCTGATCTACAGACATTACGCCACACTGTATTTTGTGTTCTGTGTGGATTCATCAGAGAGTGAACTCGGCATTCTGGATCTCATTCAGGTGAAACTCACTGATCGTATGGGTGTCATGGAATATTCCAGgtgcaatgcaagttaagctctgtgattgtttaacatgattttactgtgattaaaTCCTTGTAATCTTTGtatttagtaagtgattttatcacactaaaatcattaatttatgtaatgtttacatcttgtgtctatgCAAGTGTACAGCTGTGGCCAGAAGTACTGTCAGTGACGTACATGTTGTGTTTTGCAGTTTGATGCTTCagcatttgtagattattttgtcacatgtttctgtggtatactggaaaacaatgatgagcgtttcataagttttaaaggcttttattggcaaaaacactcaatatatgcaaagagtcaatatttcaGTGTTGACGCTTGTTCTGCatcacctctgcaattcactctggcatgctggatatcagcttctggaccaaatcctgactgttggagatccattcttgccttattagtgctcagagttggtCACAgattgtgggcttctgcttgtccactcgcgttctgaggattgaccacaggttttctatgggattaagatctggggagttgtctggccacggatccaaaatgtccctgtaatgatcttcgagccacttcattatcactcttgccttgtgacatggtgctccatcatgctggaaaatgcacagatcatcaccaaattgctcctggatctttGGGAGAAGTTGCTTTTGCAGGACGTTCTTTATTCATGGCCgtgtttttgtgcaggattgtgagcgagcccactccctgtgatgaagagcaaccccacacatggatggtctcaggatgcttcactgttggcacaggACTCATGATAGCATTCATCTTCTCTTCTCCGAACTATCggttttccagatgtcccaaacagtcggaaggggaaaTAACTtggcaccagtcttctgctgtccaatccttgtacgtcctgcagaatttcagtcagtCCTTGatgttttcttggagagaagtggcttctgtgctgcccttcttgacaccaggccattgcccaaaagtcttcgcctcactgtgtgtgcagatgccctcaaaccaacctgctgccaatgtCCTCTGCACTGGTGCTGACACGATTCTGTAGCGGACTCCTCAGGCGCtttctggacactctgggacgtcctgaagacttcttcactgcagttgaacctctctccttgaagttcttgatgatccagtaaatggttctttcaggtgcaatattccttgcagcaatttccttgcatgtgaggccattttgatgcaaagcgatgttggctgcacgtctttctttagaggtaaccgtcgctaacaagaacacaatgattggaagcacttcttccctccttttatagcaatcagtctgctcttataatccaatcagaatgatggaGTGATGTCACCTGACTAGTGCTACGGGCGGAggccggtcccttatcaggctaatcgagcctctgggagggataaaggccgactgcggacggtggtgtgacCGAGAGGGagtgtttatgggcagctgtctgtcatgtgtgtgtttgtgtcttttggtttcagttgtacaatattatttatattgtcaagccggttctcgcctcctgtcCCTTGTTCCGTTTACACACTGCCGATACGTTTGTCCACGGCTGTAGATCACAGAACTATTGTTGAAATGCTTGTTGATCTCCGCAGGTGTTAGTGGAGACACTGGACAAATGCTTTGAGAATGTGTGTGAACTCGACCTGATCTTTCATATGGATAAGGTAAAGGTGTCTTTACTGCTTCCTGTTATTGACTGCCACTGAATTACACACTGCTCACTTTTATTCTGTCCCAAAActcttaaagagcccatattatgctgaTTTACAGGGTCCACATTTTATTttgggtctactagaataggtttacatgctttaatgttcaaaaaatcaATTTTTTCTCCTACTGGACAGTTATTTtcccttctcttcctcctctggctcaaacgctctgatttacctcctgtctctttaaatccCGAAAAGCCcggtctgctctgattggtcagctggcctagtctgttgtgattggttgaCCGTGTAGAGCGTGTGTTggaaatgtaacgccccttaccTTTAGAGTttcctgagcagctgtaaacactactgtaactatggtaacGGTGCCGTCGGGTTTTGCCGTTCCAGTTCGAACCCGAGTCcgataatgaatgaaataatgaaagtttagAGGAACAAGCAGATCGACCCGAACCACCTTCGCAAGCGCGACTTGAGCAGAACGTTTCACAGTGGTACGTTTTAATTTTGGAGCTTTCTTACGAGTACACTGTAGATGATTGTGAACCtgacaaagcttcaagtaaaagacaggtcgtgcatctaagttagtcatctgTTTCTGGAATGGGTGCAGCCAAACTTTTGTCACCAGAGATATGAACGGAGAACAGATGCTAACTCCCGGTTAGCCGAGCACTAGCGTAGATTTCAGATGTAAAATGACCATTTTTGAATAAAtgaatccatctccacacttgatcactattcatgactgtaagaacaacaaacaatctgcataattctactcACTATAGGTAAAATTGGGCtcgcagctgattagcaaaactattttaacacaataacattagctagcaggttagcagataCAGCTGTGCACTCGGTGTACACCATAACTAcaacacaaataatcaagcatactcgCAGGCTGTGATCCTGAAGCACCAGactgtcccaacaaagtgggaactgcaccatctttcaggagtaaccgtcTGAAAAACCGGCATCGGTTGTACTGTTGAGGATTGgtgctaaaaatacattttatccaCTGATTCTGTTTGGAAGTACAAACATCGAGGTCttgctttcgcagtgaagaaaacGGCGTCTACTCGACATAGCGACAActctaacccaactcatcctggcatTGGCTGTAACTACCTTTGTTTGAGGGCGGGCCAAAGTTGGCCTTAGGCGGGTAGATACTCTAGTTACTTGTAGTTCTTCAGCAGTGTTGactgtgggagagagtaactaGTGGCTTTGCTGCTTTGCAGACCAGATATATATAACAgatatattacacactaaaggaaaaatcccaaaaagcataacaGGGCCTCTTTAATACACACAGAAGATTAAATATATATGAACTCTCCAGATTCTGGACTTTATATTTACGTCTGTTCACTCtgtttacatttgtgtgtgtttgtgtctgcgtgcgtgtgtgtttatgcgtgtgtgtgtgtgtttgtgtgtgtttatgcgtgtgtgtgtttgtgtgtgtttatgcgtgtgtgtgtttgtgtgcgtgtatttatgcgtgtgtttgtgtccgtgcgtgtgtgtgtgttttgtgtgcccgtgtttgtgtgcgcgtgtgtttacatgcgtgtgtgcgcgtgttttgtgtctgtgtgtgtgtgtacgcgtgtgtgtgtgcaggttcaTAATATTCTGGCAGAGATGGTGATGGGCGGGATGGTGCTGGAAACGAACATGAGTGAAATCATCACACAGGTGGATGCTCAAAGCAAGATGGAGAAGTcagaggtcagtgtgtgtgtgtcacagaaGGACATTGTGagatgtctgtgttgtgtgtgtgtgtgtgtgtgtgcactgcgGCTGTTCGTCTGTGATGAAATTAAAGAGTAAACTCACATGCGTGTGGAGTTAATGGCTTGTGCCTGTGAGATGAACAGTCGAGTCGCTCTGCATCATTTGAATGAAGCTTCATTTTCACAGTGAATCATTCACTCGAGAGTCGCTGTGACTCCAAACACAACTGATTCGTTTTCACCAGAGCAGGAGGTCGATCATTTATActgttgtgatttattttatcTGATGCAGATTTTCAGTTCACACACTGATAAATGATCCTGATTCAATCAAATTAATATTGTGTTATTTATTCTCATAAAACGgattcaataatattattattagcacATTTATAAGCATTGATGCAAGTGAGTTTCTGACAGACGGGCTTCGTTCAGTGTAATAGACAAGATGGGACAATTCTATATCCGACAAGTCCCTCTCATGCTCCTCTTGTGAAACAACAGGAATTATATCCTGGGGATCTCCTCTTATAATGGCTGTTTATTTTCCAGAGGCAACACTTTAATGATGTCTTGATACCAGAGACCACGGGGGCCTAACTTGAATCCACTGGTTTAAGATTCGTTTTCTAGCTAGAAGCAATCGCTCGTCACGGAGTTAAAACTGTCTAGCTGTGTCCGTGATCTGTTTTGGGGGAAGACCGTGTAAGAAGAACCCTGATCTTTCTTTTCCCATTTTTCATGCCACATTATCCTAGAACTT
This window of the Xyrauchen texanus isolate HMW12.3.18 chromosome 27, RBS_HiC_50CHRs, whole genome shotgun sequence genome carries:
- the LOC127620746 gene encoding AP-3 complex subunit sigma-1-like isoform X2, whose protein sequence is MIKAILIFNNHGKPRLSKFYEHYTEDTEQQIIRETFHLVSKRDENICNFLEGGMLIGGSDNKLIYRHYATLYFVFCVDSSESELGILDLIQVLVETLDKCFENVCELDLIFHMDKVHNILAEMVMGGMVLETNMSEIITQVDAQSKMEKSETFISQCPRQDR
- the LOC127620746 gene encoding AP-3 complex subunit sigma-1-like isoform X1; its protein translation is MIKAILIFNNHGKPRLSKFYEHYTEDTEQQIIRETFHLVSKRDENICNFLEGGMLIGGSDNKLIYRHYATLYFVFCVDSSESELGILDLIQVLVETLDKCFENVCELDLIFHMDKVHNILAEMVMGGMVLETNMSEIITQVDAQSKMEKSEAGIAGAPARAVSAVKNMNLPEMPKNINIGDISIKVPNLPSFK